A region of Ictidomys tridecemlineatus isolate mIctTri1 chromosome 4, mIctTri1.hap1, whole genome shotgun sequence DNA encodes the following proteins:
- the Slc15a3 gene encoding solute carrier family 15 member 3 — protein sequence MPWPRATEQPHILGERRPLLARGARGPRRWRRAAATTAVLLVAMLERAAFFGVAANLVLYLNSWNFNWAGEQASLAALVFLGASYLLAPVGGWLADVYLGRHRVVTISLLLYLAASCLLLATSIPDGRSSFCGEMPEWPLGPSCPSSDCQHALPSPYCAPTLYATLLLLALAASSVRSSLTSFGGDQVMDLGRDATRRFFNWLYWSINLGAVFSLLVGSFILQNISFLVGYSIPVGCVGLAFFIFLFASPVFISKPPTGSQVSSMLKLALQNCCPWLWHRHAARDAQGAHLLPDHRYPQPGPSHEEDIANFQVLMKILPVMVTLVPYWMVYFQMQSTYVLQGLHLHIPNIFPAHPANSSPALSSSSSKGYTFPEAWLLLANVVVVLILVPLKDHLIDPFLLRRGLLPSALQKMALGMFFGFTSVIVAGVLEMERLQYISHNETVSQVIGKDLYYAAPLSIWWQIPQYLLIGISEIFASIPGLEFAYSEAPRSMQGAIMGIFFCLSGVGSLLGSSLVALLSLPGGWMYCPEDFGNINNCQMDRYFFLLAGIQAVTATLFIWIARRYERARQGLSVQNCSSRDRG from the exons ATGCCCTGGCCCCGCGCCACGGAGCAGCCCCACATCCTCGGGGAGCGCCGGCCGCTGCTAGCGCGCGGCGCGCGGGGTCCCCGACGGTGGCGGCGGGCGGCGGCGACGACAGCGGTGCTGCTTGTGGCGATGCTGGAGCGCGCCGCTTTCTTCGGCGTCGCCGCCAACCTCGTGCTGTACCTCAACAGCTGGAACTTCAACTGGGCGGGCGAGCAGGCGTCGCTGGCCGCGCTCGTCTTCCTGGGCGCCTCCTATCTGCTGGCGCCCGTGGGAGGCTGGCTGGCGGACGTGTACCTGGGCCGCCACCGCGTCGTCACCATCAGCCTGCTGCTCTACCTGGCCGCCTCGTGCCTGCTGCTCGCCACCTCCATCCCAGATGGCCGCAGCTCCTTCTGCGGAGAGATGCCCGAGTGGCCGCTGGGACCCTCCTGTCCCTCTTCGGACTGCCAGCACGCCCTGCCCAGCCCCTACTGCGCGCCCACCCTCTACGCCACACTGCTGCTGCTCGCCCTGGCTGCCAGCTCCGTGAGGAGCAGCCTCACCTCTTTCGGGGGCGACCAG GTGATGGATCTTGGCCGCGATGCCACCCGCCGCTTCTTCAACTGGCTTTATTGGAGCATCAACCTGGGGGCCGTGTTCTCGCTGCTGGTCGGGTCCTTCATCCTGCAGAACATCAGCTTCCTGGTGGGCTACAGCATCCCCGTGGGCTGTGTGGGCCTGGccttcttcatcttcctctttgCCTCCCCGGTCTTTATCTCCAAGCCCCCCACGGGCAGCCAAGTGTCCTCCATGCTTAAGCTTGCCCTCCAGAACTGCTGCCCCTGGCTGTGGCACCGACATGCTGCCAG AGATGCTCAAGGTGCCCACCTGCTGCCTGACCACAGATATCCCCAGCCTGGTCCTTCTCATGAAGAGGACATTGCCAACTTTCAGGTGCTGATGAAGATCCTACCCGTAATGGTGACCCTGGTGCCCTACTGGATGGTGTACTTCCAG ATGCAGTCCACCTACGTCCTGCAAGGCCTCCACCTCCACATCCCCAACATATTCCCAGCCCACCCTGCCAACAGCTCCCCGGctctgagcagcagcagcagcaaaggcTACACG TTCCCAGAAGCCTGGCTCCTGCTGGCCAACGTGGTGGTGGTGCTGATTCTCGTCCCTCTGAAGGATCACTTGATTGACCCTTTCCTGCTGCGGCGGGGGCTGCTTCCCTCGGCTCTGCAGAAGATGGCTCTGGGGATGTTCTTTGGTTTTACCTCCGTCATTGTAGCAG GAGTCCTTGAGATGGAGCGCTTACAGTACATCTCCCACAATGAGACGGTGTCCCAGGTGATTGGAAAGGACCTGTACTACGCAGCCCCGCTGTCCATCTGGTGGCAGATCCCTCAGTACCTGCTCATTGGGATCAGTGAGATTTTTGCCAGCATCCCAG GCCTGGAGTTTGCCTACTCGGAGGCCCCGCGCTCCATGCAGGGCGCCATCATGGGCATCTTCTTCTGCCTGTCCGGGGTGGGCTCCCTGTTGGGCTCCAGCCTCGTGGCACTACTGTCCTTGCCAGGGGGCTGGATGTACTGCCCTGAGGACTTTG